From a single Miscanthus floridulus cultivar M001 chromosome 8, ASM1932011v1, whole genome shotgun sequence genomic region:
- the LOC136476749 gene encoding uncharacterized protein has protein sequence MCCSANPAANCTLPGVCQCQLKNRGGREQATVILSPSSSSDYRESEMGCVSSKILAKSGSFQEKVSCSLGHSFQRSSAIEEIILSTSKNNGDQFLALLRSSTSSARKAKEPAEVHRPAPASAPAPAKIETIDVSELLAGLEEEGCCTAEQARERRQSSRDGSPAPWPASVSDGGAAGRARSFRTVEEFDAMVLTQQEQTQSESGSSSGRATALATEHEEELATATAAAAAASTAEAELSGGSGSKAAAGAKRRARARQLGELSVPAAAFDFSISKSGSLRDWLRQGGQIFSPGSYVTPRFGTSPTPAERGGGAAGEQQQALFDPELVAQFERAMEQLSEDEGRVLDEILEALELEAVEKEGAAAAVGGVRDGQPADVAAAELVQQV, from the exons ATGTGTTGCTCTGCTAATCCTGCTGCTAATTGCACACTTCCCGGTGTCTGTCAGTGTCAACTCAAGAACCGAGGAGGGAGGGAGCAAGCCACCGTGATCCTCAGCCCTTCTAGCTCATCAG ATTACAGAGAATCAGAGATGGGGTGTGTGTCGTCCAAGATCCTGGCGAAATCAGGGAGCTTTCAGGAGAAGGTGAGCTGCAGCCTGGGCCACAGCTTCCAGAGGAGCAGCGCGATCGAGGAGATCATCCTGTCCACCTCTAAGAACAACGGCGACCAGTTCCTGGCCCTCCTCCGCAGCTCCACCTCGTCGGCCAGGAAAGCCAAGGAGCCCGCCGAGGTGCATAGGCCCGCGCCGgcgtcggcgccggcgccggccaaGATAGAGACGATCGACGTGTCAGAGCTGCTCGCCGGCCTGGAGGAAGAGGGCTGCTGCACGGCGGAGCAAGCGCGGGAACGGCGGCAGAGCAGTCGCGACGGGTCACCGGCTCCGTGGCCCGCGTCGGTCTCGGACGGCGGCGCGGCCGGGAGGGCGAGGAGCTTCCGCACGGTGGAGGAGTTCGACGCGATGGTACTGACGCAGCAGGAGCAGACGCAGAGCGAGAGCGGCTCGTCGTCGGGACGAGCGACCGCGCTGGCAACCGAGCATGAGGAGGAGCTTGCtacagccacggcggcggcggcggcggcctcgacCGCGGAGGCAGAGCTATCAGGCGGGTCCGGGTCGAAGGCCGCCGCTGGAGCCAAGAGGCGGGCGAGGGCGCGGCAGCTGGGCGAGCTGAGTGTGCCGGCGGCGGCTTTCGACTTCTCCATCTCCAAGTCCGGGAGCCTGCGGGACTGGTTGCGCCAGGGCGGGCAGATCTTCTCGCCGGGCTCATACGTCACGCCCAGGTTCGGGACGTCGCCAACGCCGGCTGAGCGCGGAGGAGGAGCCGCCggcgagcagcagcaggcgcTGTTCGACCCGGAGCTGGTCGCGCAGTTCGAGCGCGCCATGGAGCAGCTATCGGAGGACGAGGGCCGCGTCCTCGACGAGATCCTCGAGGCGCTGGAGCTGGAGGCAGTGGAGAAGgaaggcgcggcggcggcggtcggcgGAGTGCGCGATGGTCAGCCGGCTGACGTGGCGGCGGCTGAACTTGTGCAGCAGGTCTAG